The following proteins come from a genomic window of Yinghuangia sp. ASG 101:
- a CDS encoding IS4 family transposase, with amino-acid sequence MTDDVTIGLLATTYPRALVDAVIEATGKRERRNRVLPARLMVYLSMALWLDLGTGYVGVLRNLLSGLRWAQGGDASAVPTDGAVSRARDRLGSAPLKALFETTAVPTPPADGADVFWRGLRTVAVDGTVFDLPASRDNAAAFAVPPGGSLPRARLVVLAECGSLAPLGAAFDSAAVDERTLLGRLSDHLGPGMLLLAGRGFLAAEAFASAAATGAQLLWRADESTRLPVTERLPDGTYLAELPHQGGHMTVRVVEYGVRADDGTREVRVLVTTLTCPAQAPAIELARLHTARWRAEIILRLAKVDPHRTGGVLRSRTAEGVRQELWALLCVYQALRRLVTAAAVIPEVAPARIRLTPGPTPDPGPDPGPDPGPAADRAGPPSRPVGRR; translated from the coding sequence TTGACCGACGACGTGACCATCGGGCTGCTGGCCACGACATACCCGCGCGCCCTCGTCGACGCCGTGATCGAGGCGACCGGGAAACGCGAGCGGCGCAACCGCGTGCTGCCGGCCCGGCTCATGGTGTACCTGTCGATGGCGCTGTGGCTGGATCTCGGCACCGGGTACGTCGGCGTGCTGCGGAACCTGCTCAGCGGCCTGCGGTGGGCCCAGGGCGGGGACGCCTCCGCGGTGCCGACCGACGGCGCCGTCTCCCGCGCGCGGGACCGGCTGGGCAGCGCCCCGCTGAAGGCCCTGTTCGAGACCACCGCCGTCCCGACGCCCCCGGCGGACGGCGCGGACGTCTTCTGGCGGGGCCTGCGCACGGTCGCGGTGGACGGCACCGTCTTCGACCTGCCCGCGAGCCGCGACAACGCCGCCGCTTTCGCCGTCCCGCCCGGCGGGTCACTGCCCCGGGCCCGCCTCGTCGTCCTGGCCGAATGCGGCAGCCTGGCACCGCTCGGCGCCGCCTTCGACTCCGCCGCCGTCGACGAGCGGACCCTGCTGGGACGACTGTCGGACCACCTGGGCCCCGGCATGCTGCTGCTCGCCGGCCGCGGCTTCCTCGCCGCTGAGGCGTTCGCGTCCGCGGCGGCCACCGGGGCGCAACTGCTGTGGCGCGCCGACGAGTCCACGCGCCTGCCGGTCACCGAGCGCCTGCCCGACGGCACGTACCTGGCCGAACTGCCGCACCAGGGCGGGCACATGACCGTGCGGGTCGTCGAGTACGGCGTGCGCGCCGACGACGGCACCCGCGAAGTCCGCGTCCTGGTCACCACACTGACCTGCCCCGCGCAGGCCCCCGCGATCGAATTGGCCCGGCTGCACACCGCGCGCTGGCGCGCGGAGATCATCCTGCGGCTCGCGAAGGTCGATCCGCACCGGACCGGCGGCGTCCTGCGGTCGCGGACCGCCGAGGGGGTACGCCAGGAACTCTGGGCGCTGCTGTGCGTCTACCAGGCCCTGCGGCGCCTGGTCACCGCAGCCGCCGTGATCCCCGAGGTCGCCCCGGCCCGGATCCGCCTCACCCCCGGCCCCACCCCCGATCCGGGCCCCGATCCCGGCCCCGATCCCGGCCCTGCCGCCGACCGGGCCGGGCCGCCGTCCCGGCCCGTCGGCCGCCGTTAA
- a CDS encoding 3-dehydroquinate synthase family protein encodes MIIATPPAAADNTALRRIDVELGDRGYPVLIGPGARHELARFVARTGARRVAVVSARPPAWVPETGVPTLRVAAKDGEPGKSLAWVEELCGRFAEFGLTRDDAVVSVGGGTTTDAVGLAAALYHRGVPVIHLPTSLLAQVDASVGGKTAVNLSHGKNLVGAYWQPTAVLCDTDYLETLPPRERVNGYGEIARCHFIGAGDLRGLPLADQIAAGVALKASVVAADERDSGPRHVLNYGHTLGHALERATAFRLRHGEAVAVGTVFAGRLAGALGRIGDTRVAEHTEVVAHYGLPTRLPADAAVPDLITLMRRDKKATTGLAFVLDGPRGAEVVRDVAEHTVAAVLDAMPREAS; translated from the coding sequence GTGATCATCGCCACCCCGCCCGCCGCGGCGGACAACACCGCCTTGCGCCGGATCGACGTCGAACTGGGCGACCGGGGCTACCCCGTCCTGATCGGACCGGGCGCACGCCACGAACTGGCCCGGTTCGTCGCCCGGACCGGAGCGCGCCGCGTCGCCGTCGTGTCGGCCCGGCCGCCCGCGTGGGTGCCCGAGACAGGCGTGCCCACACTGCGGGTCGCGGCGAAGGACGGCGAGCCGGGCAAGTCGCTCGCCTGGGTCGAGGAACTGTGCGGGCGCTTCGCGGAGTTCGGGCTGACCCGGGACGACGCGGTGGTGTCCGTCGGGGGCGGCACGACCACCGACGCGGTGGGGCTCGCCGCGGCGCTCTACCACCGCGGGGTGCCCGTCATCCATCTGCCGACCTCGCTGCTCGCCCAGGTCGACGCGAGTGTCGGCGGCAAGACGGCGGTGAACCTGAGCCACGGCAAGAACCTGGTCGGCGCGTACTGGCAGCCGACCGCCGTGCTGTGCGACACCGACTACCTGGAGACGCTGCCGCCCCGCGAACGCGTCAACGGCTACGGGGAGATCGCCCGCTGCCACTTCATCGGCGCGGGCGACCTGCGCGGCCTGCCGCTCGCCGACCAGATCGCGGCCGGCGTCGCCTTGAAGGCGTCGGTGGTCGCCGCCGACGAACGCGACAGCGGGCCGCGCCACGTGCTCAACTACGGCCACACCCTCGGGCACGCCCTGGAACGCGCCACCGCGTTCCGGCTGCGGCACGGCGAGGCGGTCGCCGTCGGCACGGTGTTCGCGGGCCGGCTGGCCGGTGCGCTGGGCCGGATCGGGGACACCCGGGTCGCCGAGCACACCGAGGTCGTCGCGCACTACGGGCTGCCCACCCGGCTGCCCGCCGACGCCGCCGTCCCCGACCTGATCACGCTCATGCGGCGCGACAAGAAGGCGACCACCGGCCTGGCGTTCGTGCTGGACGGCCCCCGCGGCGCCGAGGTCGTCCGGGACGTCGCGGAGCACACCGTGGCCGCCGTCCTCGACGCCATGCCGCGCGAGGCGTCCTGA
- a CDS encoding metal-dependent hydrolase family protein — protein sequence MTTSAPPFTLKAAGLLDIDQGEIIRPGILKIQGDRIIGVGGPPEGEVVDLGDLILMPGLMDMEVNLLMGGRGEVAATGRMKDDPPLRMMRAVGNARRTLRAGFTTVRNLGLFVKTGGYLLDVALMKAIDAGWVDGPRIVPAGHAITPTGGHLDPTMFGAFAPHVLDLSVEEGLANGVDEVRRAVRHNIKHGAQVIKTCGSGGVLSHGGHAGAQHYSNEELRTIADEAHRRGLKVAAHTHGADAIRAVVEAGIDCVEHGFLIDDDAIRLMVERGTYLVATTALADGMDVLEAADPELKAKAAEMFPKAKESVLAAYKAGVKIAVGSDAPAIPHGKNALELVALVSRGLPELTVLRGATTMAAELIDADDRGRLAEGLLADVIAVPGNPLDDITVTQRVKYVMKGGKHFTG from the coding sequence ATGACGACGTCCGCCCCACCGTTCACGCTCAAAGCCGCGGGCCTGCTTGACATCGATCAGGGGGAGATTATAAGGCCCGGAATCCTGAAGATCCAGGGCGATCGCATCATCGGGGTGGGCGGGCCCCCGGAAGGCGAGGTTGTCGACCTCGGGGATTTGATCCTGATGCCGGGTCTGATGGATATGGAGGTGAATCTCCTGATGGGCGGGCGCGGCGAGGTCGCGGCGACCGGCCGCATGAAGGACGACCCGCCGCTGCGCATGATGCGTGCCGTGGGCAACGCCCGTCGTACGCTCCGGGCCGGGTTCACGACCGTCCGCAATCTTGGTCTGTTCGTGAAGACCGGTGGTTACCTGCTCGATGTCGCGCTGATGAAGGCGATCGACGCGGGGTGGGTCGACGGGCCGCGCATCGTGCCCGCGGGGCACGCGATCACCCCGACCGGTGGTCACCTCGACCCGACGATGTTCGGCGCGTTCGCCCCGCACGTCCTCGACCTGTCGGTCGAAGAGGGCCTGGCCAACGGCGTCGACGAGGTGCGGCGCGCGGTCCGGCACAACATCAAGCACGGCGCCCAGGTCATCAAGACCTGCGGCTCGGGCGGGGTCCTGTCGCACGGCGGCCACGCCGGTGCGCAGCACTACTCGAACGAGGAACTGCGCACGATCGCCGACGAGGCGCACCGCCGCGGCCTCAAGGTCGCCGCGCACACGCACGGCGCGGACGCGATCCGCGCGGTCGTCGAGGCCGGGATCGACTGCGTCGAGCACGGCTTCCTCATCGACGACGACGCGATCCGGCTGATGGTCGAGCGCGGGACGTACCTGGTGGCGACGACCGCGCTGGCCGACGGCATGGACGTTCTCGAGGCCGCGGACCCGGAGCTGAAGGCGAAGGCCGCCGAGATGTTCCCGAAGGCGAAGGAATCGGTGCTGGCGGCGTACAAGGCCGGGGTGAAGATCGCGGTGGGCAGTGACGCCCCGGCGATCCCGCACGGCAAGAACGCGCTGGAGCTGGTGGCCCTGGTCAGCCGCGGCCTGCCCGAGCTGACGGTGCTGCGCGGTGCGACCACCATGGCCGCCGAGCTGATCGACGCCGACGACCGCGGCCGTCTCGCCGAGGGCCTGCTCGCCGACGTCATCGCCGTGCCGGGCAACCCCTTGGACGACATCACGGTCACGCAGCGGGTCAAGTACGTCATGAAGGGCGGCAAGCACTTCACGGGCTGA
- a CDS encoding shikimate dehydrogenase family protein: MGAVPVTGRTRVFAVLGDPVAQAKAPALLNAEFARVGADAVLVPVHAPTARFAEVVTGLQAAGNVDGLLVTVPHKLAVCAHADELSATAALVGSANALRREPDGRWFADNFDGIGFVRGLAARGHSVRGLRVALAGAGGAGLAVAAALLADGAERIAVRDPDGARSAALARRLGAVWPGRVTDETAFGPVDLAVNATPLGLRASDPPPFAVADLAPGTLVADLVMEPHETPLLRAAAARGLPIHHGIHMLRCQIGLYARFFSVRRTRKI; the protein is encoded by the coding sequence ATGGGCGCCGTGCCGGTCACCGGCCGCACCCGCGTGTTCGCGGTGCTGGGCGACCCCGTCGCGCAGGCCAAGGCGCCCGCGCTGCTCAACGCCGAGTTCGCCCGGGTGGGCGCCGACGCGGTGCTCGTCCCGGTGCACGCGCCGACGGCCCGCTTCGCCGAGGTGGTCACCGGCCTTCAGGCGGCGGGCAACGTCGACGGCCTGCTGGTGACCGTCCCGCACAAGCTCGCGGTGTGCGCGCACGCCGACGAGCTGAGTGCGACGGCCGCGCTGGTGGGCAGCGCCAACGCGCTGCGCCGGGAGCCGGACGGGCGGTGGTTCGCCGACAACTTCGACGGCATCGGGTTCGTCCGGGGCCTCGCCGCCCGGGGGCATTCGGTGCGGGGCCTGCGGGTCGCGCTCGCGGGGGCGGGCGGCGCGGGCCTCGCGGTGGCCGCGGCGCTGCTGGCGGACGGCGCGGAGCGGATCGCCGTACGGGATCCGGACGGCGCGCGGTCGGCCGCGCTGGCGCGGCGGCTCGGCGCGGTGTGGCCGGGGCGCGTGACGGACGAAACGGCCTTCGGGCCGGTGGACCTCGCGGTGAACGCGACCCCGCTCGGCCTGCGGGCGTCCGACCCGCCGCCGTTCGCGGTCGCCGACCTGGCCCCGGGCACCCTGGTCGCGGACCTCGTGATGGAGCCGCACGAGACGCCGCTGTTGCGGGCCGCCGCCGCACGCGGTTTGCCCATTCACCATGGCATCCACATGCTGAGATGTCAGATCGGACTGTACGCGCGCTTTTTCTCTGTGAGAAGAACTCGGAAGATATGA
- a CDS encoding BTAD domain-containing putative transcriptional regulator, with protein MTAIRDGSPVPLGGANQRAVLAFLLLRPNRVVATSELIRALWGDAAPPTARKMVQNAVAGLRRALGTAPGVELSTVSPGYVLRVDAEAIDLTRFDTLIRSGRTEIRAGNAERGALLLREALRLWQGPVLVDVTETGIRWPELAMIRETHLTAFEECLEAELAFGRHREVVGELAAMGQQEPTRERTCGLLMLALYRCGRQAEALSAYQRLRDELVDDFGLDPAPELRELERSILKQHPMLDLPRLPGRTALPATPRPPSAPARPEPGTDAAHASPRPDRSPAPADVPPATPALTERKQASILLIRAQAGAGTDDPEHLDEALHGLHRIVAEEAARFGGLVREPLGRLRTVLFGLPRTHEDDPSRAVATALAIRDRLDRLGARLTVRLAVATGDVLARYRSEDDGHPTEVTGAVLDHGERLLRSADPHRVHLCDRTRAATDLDRLTGCVKAAAGPANTPTRPPEPPRHTVPLIGRDRDLDILSGLSDDVRRRERPHLVTVFGEPGIGKTRLVSEFARRTSAAPTPVHRLTGRVTAFGTGRSLAPLAAIVREHCGIAPADTPETAARRLAATVRGLLGAGPDADRVVAGLRRCLGTDTAPRVHDPAFAEAFAEVFAAWRRLIEEIAARHPLVVVLEDLHLADDVLLDHVEDLTERALRVPLFVVATARSELRERRPRWCCGKRDATAVVLDPLSDGATSVLLDRLQTRPPGIPVAPRVLALIGGIPRYAEEYAPALPGLPPGAVPDLPPALRALVAARLDTLPVAEKAVLRDASVFEGPLWTSGVAAVGGRSHEAVEAALRRLESKDFLRRVRRGTLPGDTEYVFRHSLVRAIGYAQLTRRDRLLRHLRAVDWIAGLATDRGDLVVHHRHKVLALAATDADAAERAHRAFTDAARKATAADNPRSAAHCRRGAADLCATTPKAPPEPVPPHRHGLRLTTHSRLTDSAASRVGVFPQAPSLARRMATCPRVG; from the coding sequence TTGACGGCCATTCGCGACGGCAGTCCGGTGCCGCTCGGCGGAGCCAATCAACGGGCGGTCCTCGCTTTCCTGTTGCTGCGTCCCAACCGGGTCGTCGCCACCAGTGAGCTGATCAGAGCGCTGTGGGGCGACGCGGCGCCGCCGACCGCCCGCAAGATGGTGCAGAACGCCGTCGCGGGCCTGCGCCGCGCCCTCGGCACCGCCCCCGGCGTCGAACTGTCCACCGTCTCCCCCGGCTACGTCCTCCGCGTCGACGCCGAGGCGATCGACCTCACGCGCTTCGACACGCTGATCCGGAGCGGACGCACCGAGATACGGGCCGGCAACGCCGAGCGCGGCGCCCTGCTTTTGCGCGAGGCACTGCGGCTGTGGCAGGGCCCGGTGCTGGTCGACGTCACCGAGACCGGCATCCGCTGGCCGGAGTTGGCGATGATCCGCGAAACCCACCTGACCGCCTTCGAGGAATGCCTCGAAGCCGAACTCGCGTTCGGCAGGCACCGCGAGGTGGTCGGCGAACTGGCCGCCATGGGCCAGCAGGAACCGACCAGAGAGCGTACGTGCGGGCTGCTGATGCTCGCGCTCTACCGCTGCGGCAGGCAGGCCGAGGCGCTGTCCGCCTACCAGCGCCTGCGCGACGAACTCGTCGACGACTTCGGCCTGGACCCGGCCCCCGAACTCCGGGAGCTGGAGCGGTCGATCCTCAAACAGCACCCGATGCTGGACCTGCCGCGCCTCCCCGGACGGACGGCGCTCCCGGCGACACCGCGCCCCCCGTCGGCCCCGGCGCGGCCCGAGCCCGGGACCGACGCCGCGCACGCGTCGCCCCGACCCGACCGCTCCCCCGCACCCGCCGACGTTCCGCCCGCGACCCCCGCGCTGACCGAGCGCAAGCAGGCGAGCATCCTGCTGATCCGCGCCCAGGCCGGCGCCGGAACCGACGACCCCGAACACCTCGACGAGGCCCTGCACGGCCTCCACCGGATCGTGGCCGAGGAGGCCGCGCGCTTCGGCGGCCTGGTCCGCGAACCCCTCGGCCGGCTCCGCACGGTGCTCTTCGGCCTGCCCCGCACCCACGAGGACGACCCGTCGCGCGCGGTGGCCACAGCCCTCGCGATCCGCGACCGGCTCGACCGGCTCGGCGCCCGCCTCACGGTGCGCCTCGCGGTCGCCACCGGCGATGTCCTGGCCCGCTACCGCAGCGAGGACGACGGCCACCCGACCGAGGTGACCGGCGCCGTCCTCGACCACGGCGAACGGCTGCTGCGGTCCGCCGACCCGCACCGCGTCCACCTGTGCGACCGCACGCGTGCGGCCACCGACCTCGACCGCCTGACCGGGTGCGTGAAAGCCGCCGCCGGGCCCGCGAACACCCCGACCCGGCCCCCCGAACCACCACGCCACACCGTGCCGTTGATCGGCCGCGACCGCGATCTGGACATCCTCTCCGGGTTGTCCGACGACGTTCGGCGCCGCGAACGGCCGCACCTGGTCACGGTGTTCGGCGAACCCGGCATCGGAAAGACCCGCCTTGTCTCGGAGTTCGCCCGCCGGACCAGTGCCGCGCCCACCCCGGTGCACCGACTCACCGGCCGGGTGACGGCCTTCGGTACGGGCCGCTCCCTGGCCCCCCTGGCGGCGATCGTCCGCGAACACTGCGGCATCGCCCCCGCCGACACCCCCGAGACCGCCGCCCGGCGGCTGGCCGCCACCGTCCGCGGCCTGCTCGGCGCCGGCCCCGACGCCGACCGCGTCGTGGCCGGACTGCGCCGCTGCCTGGGCACCGACACGGCACCGCGCGTGCACGACCCCGCCTTCGCGGAGGCCTTCGCCGAGGTGTTCGCCGCGTGGCGGCGGCTGATCGAGGAGATCGCCGCCCGGCACCCCCTCGTCGTGGTCCTCGAAGACCTCCACCTCGCCGACGACGTCCTCCTCGACCACGTCGAAGACCTCACCGAACGCGCCCTGCGCGTCCCGCTGTTCGTCGTCGCCACGGCCCGCTCCGAGCTCCGCGAGCGCCGCCCGCGCTGGTGCTGCGGCAAGCGCGACGCGACCGCGGTCGTGCTGGACCCGCTCTCCGACGGCGCGACCTCGGTGCTTCTCGACCGCCTCCAGACCCGTCCCCCCGGCATCCCCGTCGCCCCGAGAGTGCTGGCCCTGATCGGCGGAATACCGCGGTACGCCGAGGAGTACGCGCCCGCGCTGCCCGGTCTGCCCCCCGGCGCCGTCCCGGACCTGCCGCCGGCACTGCGCGCCCTCGTCGCCGCTCGCCTGGACACCCTTCCCGTCGCCGAGAAGGCGGTGCTGCGCGACGCGTCCGTCTTCGAGGGCCCGCTGTGGACGTCGGGGGTCGCGGCGGTCGGCGGACGCTCGCACGAGGCGGTCGAGGCGGCGCTCCGCCGCCTGGAAAGCAAGGACTTCCTGCGTCGCGTCCGCCGCGGCACCCTGCCCGGCGACACCGAATACGTCTTCCGCCACAGCCTGGTCCGCGCCATCGGCTACGCCCAACTCACGCGCCGGGACCGCCTCCTGCGCCACCTGCGGGCCGTCGACTGGATCGCCGGCCTCGCCACCGACCGCGGCGACCTCGTCGTCCACCACCGGCACAAGGTGCTCGCCCTGGCCGCCACCGACGCCGACGCCGCCGAGCGGGCGCACCGGGCGTTCACCGACGCCGCCCGCAAAGCCACCGCGGCCGACAACCCGCGCAGCGCGGCGCACTGCCGGCGCGGAGCCGCCGACCTGTGCGCGACCACCCCGAAAGCCCCGCCGGAGCCCGTCCCCCCGCACCGCCACGGCCTCCGGCTCACCACGCACTCGCGCCTCACCGACAGCGCGGCCTCCCGCGTCGGGGTCTTCCCCCAGGCGCCGAGCCTCGCGCGGCGCATGGCGACGTGTCCCCGCGTCGGCTGA
- a CDS encoding aminotransferase class I/II-fold pyridoxal phosphate-dependent enzyme codes for MSGNRRPAPEFPAWPQYDDAEREGLIRALEQGQWWRIGGSEVDTFEEEFAAYHGAERALAVTNGTHALELALQVLGVGPGSEVIVPAFTFISSSQAAQRLGAVAVPVDVAPETYCLDVAAAAEAVTPRTRAIMPVHMAGHFADMDALDKLSADTGIPVVQDAAHAHGAQWRGKRAGALGSIAAFSFQNGKLMTAGEGGAVTFPDNASYEEAFLRHSCGRPQTDRRYFHRTSGSNFRLNEFSASVLRAQLARLDGQIATREERAALLRRLLADIPGVVPQGRDERADRVPHYMAMFRVPGIGEDRRNALVDDLVARGLPAFVVFRAVYRSDGFWETGAPDTTVDELARRNPVSEALTADGIWLHHRTLLAGERQIHDIAEILADALAAL; via the coding sequence GTGAGTGGCAACCGACGTCCGGCCCCGGAATTCCCCGCGTGGCCGCAGTACGACGACGCGGAGCGCGAAGGGCTGATACGCGCGCTGGAGCAGGGCCAGTGGTGGCGCATCGGCGGCAGCGAAGTCGACACGTTCGAGGAGGAGTTCGCCGCCTACCACGGCGCCGAGCGCGCCCTGGCCGTCACCAACGGCACCCACGCGCTCGAACTCGCCCTCCAGGTCCTGGGCGTGGGCCCCGGCAGCGAGGTCATCGTGCCCGCCTTCACGTTCATCTCGTCCTCGCAGGCCGCCCAGCGGCTCGGTGCCGTCGCCGTGCCGGTGGACGTCGCCCCCGAGACCTACTGCCTGGACGTGGCCGCCGCCGCCGAGGCGGTGACGCCGCGCACCCGGGCCATCATGCCCGTGCACATGGCGGGCCACTTCGCCGACATGGACGCCCTCGACAAGCTGTCCGCCGACACCGGGATCCCGGTCGTCCAGGACGCCGCCCACGCGCACGGCGCCCAATGGCGCGGGAAGCGCGCCGGCGCGCTCGGCTCGATCGCCGCGTTCAGCTTCCAGAACGGCAAGCTGATGACCGCGGGCGAGGGCGGCGCCGTCACCTTCCCCGACAACGCCTCGTACGAGGAGGCGTTCCTGCGGCACAGTTGCGGCCGTCCGCAGACCGACCGCCGCTATTTCCACCGCACTTCGGGATCGAACTTCCGGCTCAACGAGTTCTCCGCGAGCGTCCTGCGCGCCCAACTCGCACGACTGGACGGGCAGATCGCCACGCGCGAGGAACGCGCGGCACTGCTGCGGCGCCTGCTCGCCGACATCCCCGGCGTCGTCCCCCAGGGCCGTGACGAACGCGCCGACCGGGTACCGCACTACATGGCGATGTTCCGCGTCCCGGGAATCGGCGAGGACCGCCGCAACGCGCTCGTCGACGACCTGGTCGCGCGCGGCCTCCCCGCGTTCGTCGTCTTCCGGGCCGTCTACCGCTCCGACGGCTTCTGGGAGACCGGCGCGCCCGACACCACCGTCGACGAACTCGCCCGCCGCAACCCGGTGTCCGAGGCGCTGACCGCCGACGGGATCT
- a CDS encoding ROK family protein, whose product MPARSGAVLGIDLGGTKAALRVEGDGGAEESVLRWPAPAGPAADWAALTAEIRGLQGRWGRPAAVGVAVPATLDPAGTVTAWPGRPSWNAFGFGGALRGLFPGTPVAWADDGDLAALAESVRAGRGDLVYVGVGTGVGGGVVRAGRLFPGPARGSCEVGHIVIDRGGPRCDCGRRGCLQAAASGPATLRRAGELRGSATDFDTLRDALAADVPWAVRAVDETCAALATAVVSLAELARPDVAVLGGGFAAGLGGFTARVDAHARGLARPGSPAPPVVAASLGPLSSLHGALALARATQTGDAQ is encoded by the coding sequence ATGCCCGCGCGATCCGGTGCCGTGCTGGGCATCGACCTGGGCGGGACCAAAGCGGCGCTGCGGGTGGAGGGCGACGGCGGCGCCGAGGAGTCGGTGCTGCGCTGGCCCGCGCCCGCCGGGCCGGCGGCGGACTGGGCCGCGCTCACCGCCGAGATCCGTGGGCTGCAAGGCCGTTGGGGTCGTCCCGCGGCCGTCGGCGTGGCGGTGCCCGCGACGCTCGACCCGGCGGGCACCGTGACCGCGTGGCCCGGCCGCCCGAGTTGGAACGCGTTCGGATTCGGCGGCGCGCTGCGCGGCCTCTTCCCCGGCACCCCGGTCGCATGGGCGGACGACGGCGACCTCGCGGCCCTGGCCGAGTCGGTGCGCGCGGGCCGCGGCGACCTGGTGTATGTGGGGGTCGGGACGGGAGTCGGCGGCGGCGTCGTGCGCGCCGGACGGCTCTTCCCGGGGCCCGCGCGCGGGTCGTGCGAGGTGGGGCACATCGTGATCGACCGGGGCGGCCCGCGCTGCGACTGCGGCCGTCGCGGCTGCCTCCAGGCCGCCGCCTCGGGCCCCGCGACCCTCCGCAGGGCCGGCGAACTGCGCGGTTCCGCGACGGACTTCGACACGCTTCGCGATGCCCTGGCCGCCGATGTGCCGTGGGCGGTCCGCGCGGTCGACGAGACCTGCGCGGCCCTGGCGACCGCCGTGGTCTCGCTCGCCGAACTCGCGCGTCCGGACGTCGCCGTACTCGGCGGGGGCTTCGCGGCGGGCCTGGGCGGCTTCACGGCCCGCGTCGACGCCCACGCCCGCGGCCTGGCCCGGCCCGGCTCGCCCGCGCCCCCGGTGGTGGCGGCGTCGCTGGGCCCGCTGTCGTCGCTGCACGGCGCACTCGCCCTGGCCCGCGCCACACAGACCGGAGACGCGCAGTGA
- a CDS encoding type II 3-dehydroquinate dehydratase, whose product MSELLLLNGPNLGILGRRQPEIYGTETLADIVDAVGEEVEGRGWKVVSVQRESEGELISAVHEADGTVGAIVNPGALMIAGWGLRDALAAYPRPWIEVHLSNVWAREAFRHESVLAPLADGVIVGLGALGYRLAARALLAKVPRS is encoded by the coding sequence ATGAGCGAGCTGCTTTTGCTGAACGGACCCAATCTGGGGATACTCGGGCGCCGCCAACCGGAGATCTACGGCACCGAGACGCTGGCCGACATCGTCGACGCGGTCGGCGAGGAGGTCGAAGGGCGCGGCTGGAAGGTCGTGTCGGTGCAGCGCGAATCCGAGGGCGAACTCATCTCGGCCGTGCACGAGGCGGACGGCACGGTCGGCGCCATCGTGAACCCCGGCGCGCTGATGATCGCGGGGTGGGGGCTGCGGGACGCGTTGGCCGCGTACCCGAGGCCGTGGATCGAGGTGCACCTGTCGAACGTGTGGGCGCGCGAGGCGTTCCGGCACGAATCGGTGCTCGCGCCGCTGGCCGACGGGGTGATCGTGGGCCTGGGCGCGCTCGGCTACCGGCTGGCGGCGCGGGCGCTGCTGGCGAAGGTGCCGCGGTCCTGA